The Bacillus sp. B-jedd sequence GGGGTGTTTTTCTAAAAAAGATGCTGCATTTTGTCAGCCTGGATTAGACAATTTCCTTAACTTCCTGTATGCGCGAAGCATTCCTTGCTCATCTCCGGAACGAATTGCCTCAAGGATCGATTGATAGTCCTCAGGCTTCCCCTTTTCGGCAACAAAACCCTGGGAGTTATAATAATCTTTCAATATTACCCAGATTCTCATAAACAGATGGTTATCCGCAAGGCATATGAGCTGAAGAAAAAACTCGTCATCATCCACCACAGGTTTTTCGGCGAGTTCAACCAACTTCACGGTAGGCTGTCCGCCTTTTCGCAAAAGGATTTTCAGGCAGTCTTTTTCGATATAGTATTTTGTTTCCTTAACGTCCTGTTTCGCTTTTTCATCCTGAAGAATAAAAGTGCTTAAAAGCTGGACCAATTGATTACCCTTGAAATCACGTATATAGGTCCCTTCTCCTCTTCTAGTCTCAATCAGGCCAAGAAGTTCTAGAGCCCTTAGCGCCTCCCGGACAGAGGAGCGCCCAACGTTTAGGCGCTCAGTCAGTTCCCGTTCGGAAGGGATCTTATCCCCAGTTTTCAAGCCATCTGCGGTAATCATTTCCCTTAGCTGTCTCACAATTTCTATATAAACCTTCGAGTTTTCCTTTTGTCTCTTAGCTGTTTCCATTACTGGCCTTTCCCAATCTGTGAAAGCCGTTCTGTCTTCTCTTTTATGTCTTCCGGGTTTACTTTTTTCCTCGCGACACCAGTTTCCATTGCAGCCCTTGCGACAGCGGAAGCAACCGCGGGTGCTACACGGGGATCGAAAGGCCCCGGAATAACGTAATCAGCACTCAGTTCATCCTCACTAATAAGGCCTGCGATGGCTTCGACTGCCGCAACTTTCATTTTTTCGTTAATTTGTGTGGCCCTTACATCAAGTGCGCCGCGAAAAATGCCCGGAAATGCGAGAACATTATTTACTTGGTTCGGAAAATCGGATCGGCCTGTGCCAATTACCCTCGCACCCGCCTCTTTTGCTTCATCCGGCATGATTTCCGGAGTCGGATTCGCCATTGCAAAAATAACCGGGTCTTCATTCATTGACACTACCATCTCTTTTGTCAGGGAGCCTGCCGCAGAGACACCTATAAACACATCCGCGCCTTTAATGACATCCTCAAGCCCGCCTTGAAGTCTGTCCCTGTTCGTAAAACGGGCTACTTCATCCTTGATGGCATTCATGCCTGTAGGACGGCCTTCATAAATTGCGCCTTTTGTATCGCACATAATAATATCACGAACACCATAGCTGTAAAGCAGTTTAATAATGGCAATGCCGGCAGCTCCAGCACCATTTGCAACCACTTTTATTTCATTCATTTTTTTGCCAGTAATTTTCAGTGCATTGACCAATCCGGCGACCGTTACAATAGCAGTACCATGCTGGTCATCATGGAAAATGGGAATATCGGTTTCCTTTTTAAGCCTCTCCTCTATTTCAAAACATTTGGGAGCTGCGATATCTTCAAGGTTCACACCGCCGAATGTAGGCTCAAGATACTTAACGGTTTCTATTATTTTTTCCACATCATTTGTATTCAGGCAAATCGGA is a genomic window containing:
- a CDS encoding GntR family transcriptional regulator — protein: MITADGLKTGDKIPSERELTERLNVGRSSVREALRALELLGLIETRRGEGTYIRDFKGNQLVQLLSTFILQDEKAKQDVKETKYYIEKDCLKILLRKGGQPTVKLVELAEKPVVDDDEFFLQLICLADNHLFMRIWVILKDYYNSQGFVAEKGKPEDYQSILEAIRSGDEQGMLRAYRKLRKLSNPG
- a CDS encoding NAD(P)-dependent malic enzyme, whose amino-acid sequence is MTLREEALHMHRLHQGKLESKSKVEVRNARDLSLAYSPGVAEPCKEIYDKPETVYDYTMKGNMVAVVSDGTAVLGLGNIGPEAALPVMEGKAVLFKSFAGVDAFPICLNTNDVEKIIETVKYLEPTFGGVNLEDIAAPKCFEIEERLKKETDIPIFHDDQHGTAIVTVAGLVNALKITGKKMNEIKVVANGAGAAGIAIIKLLYSYGVRDIIMCDTKGAIYEGRPTGMNAIKDEVARFTNRDRLQGGLEDVIKGADVFIGVSAAGSLTKEMVVSMNEDPVIFAMANPTPEIMPDEAKEAGARVIGTGRSDFPNQVNNVLAFPGIFRGALDVRATQINEKMKVAAVEAIAGLISEDELSADYVIPGPFDPRVAPAVASAVARAAMETGVARKKVNPEDIKEKTERLSQIGKGQ